The Manihot esculenta cultivar AM560-2 chromosome 1, M.esculenta_v8, whole genome shotgun sequence genome has a window encoding:
- the LOC110621493 gene encoding probable calcium-binding protein CML46 — MFSAMSQDKSDCFTNMHKTSSNELSSIFIDIVFFGHFIKLSDLQKFFSRFWFSLRSKTRFDNSRLWEKNRNQDCESSKSQCHLNNKRDDGNLRREEVEMVMGKVGIFCSTESEKLKESMGSDELSQLFDEKEPSLEELKEAFDVFDEKRDGFIDAEELQKLLLKLGLKEGSTMDNCRKMITACDENGDGRIDFIEFVKFMERVFS, encoded by the coding sequence ATGTTTTCAGCCATGTCTCAAGATAAATCAGACTGCTTcaccaacatgcataaaacatcATCTAACGAGCTATCCTctatatttattgatattgtATTTTTTGGACATTTCATAAAGTTGAGTGATTTGCAGAAATTTTTCTCAAGATTTTGGTTCTCCCTCAGATCCAAAACTCGTTTTGATAATTCAAGGTTATGGGAAAAGAACAGGAACCAAGATTGTGAGTCATCCAAGTCGCAGTGTCACTTAAACAACAAGAGAGATGATGGGAACCTCCGGAGAGAAGAGGTGGAGATGGTGATGGGGAAGGTAGGAATTTTTTGCAGCACAGAAAGTGAGAAGCTTAAGGAGTCGATGGGTTCTGATGAGCTTTCGCAGCTGTTTGATGAGAAGGAGCCAAGCTTAGAGGAATTGAAGGAAGCTTTCGATGTTTTTGATGAAAAGAGAGATGGGTTTATTGACGCTGAAGAGTTACAGAAATTACTCCTAAAATTGGGATTAAAGGAAGGATCTACGATGGATAACTGCAGAAAAATGATCACAGCCTGTGATGAAAACGGAGACGGAAGAATAGACTTCATTGAATTTGTAAAATTCATGGAGCGCGTTTTCTCTTGA